Within Coffea arabica cultivar ET-39 chromosome 4e, Coffea Arabica ET-39 HiFi, whole genome shotgun sequence, the genomic segment acttaaaacaaaaaatttggtCTTACGTAAATCATAAGAATTGAAGGACAATTTTTTTAAGTCACCGGCATTCCGATGTTTATCTACTACTCACAAAGTAGTACAACCAAACAGGAATCATATATTCCAGATAGCACCTTCGAATTGAAGACCAAATGGTATATCAAACTTTCTCAATGATCTCAGCAATCCACTATTTTCACTGCTTAATAAAACTACAAAAATATAACCTCAAAGGTTTTGCAGCATAGGTAAACAGTACATTAAGAAATGGAACTATGTAGTGTCCAATTAGCCCCGCTTATACCACGTGTAGTCCACATTGACAAATACTTTGTCAAATACTTTGTCAATGTGGACATCAGCAGGAGGTGCCGCTGCCCACTTTTTAGCCAAGGCAGTGAGACTCTTGAAGAGCTTATCAGCACTTTCAAGAGTCTCACCACTCTTTTTAGTGAAAATTACAGCACCACAGATGGTAGCTGCAGCAGCCACGCCAAGTGCCATTGCCCCAAATATGACCCAGGGTAAGATGGCTTGGCCgttttcattttccttcttgGATGCTTGGCCCGAACCCTTTGTTCTACCATGGCCTGAACTGTTCATTCTGGTCTCACCTGCTTCCGCATCATCGACAACACCTTCAAGTTCCAAAGGCACAGGCACAGACACATCATCTATGATCGCTGGTTCATGTGGTACAGGCACAGACACATCATCTATGAACGCCGGTTCATACTTTGAATAAAATAGACAATTAATGATGTCAATGACATGTATCTTAGAACCAGAAAGAACGAACTAGAAAGTTGCATGGTTACCTCTGCCATCAGATAATCAGCTTACTTTTTTGCAGCTACAGAAGTCCTAGAAActgataaaaagaaagaaaacctgcAACCAATACACAACACCCATCAACAACTAGAGAAAAGGAAGAACATAGTACTAAAGCAAATATAATTTCACAGCCGCTATGCTTTGCTTCATATAACATAAGCAAATATAATAACATATCCAAGGAAGATTCGTCTACAGAAAAGGGCACTAAAATACTGATCCCCGTCCTCATATCTTTCTCTGCTATGCTCTGCTTCGCATTTGCAAAGAGGCAAATCACATGGACAGAATCAACAATGCAGTAAAATTGCTTCTGAAAACATCATTGATAAGTGCATTTCCTACATTATAACAAATAGGAAAGAAACAATCTAATAGCCTCAGTGTAACTTCGACTTGAACAAAATAGATCCACAATGATGAGAACATCAATGATTCTAGGAATACTTCTATCTGCAGTAATTCCCTATGCAGTTGCAGGAAATTTTTCCCACTGCAGGACACCAGGGTCTCCCCGAGTCACAAACCACCTAGAAGGGAATAATGTCATGCAACCAAATTTCGTGGTCAATACCTCAAAGCTCAATACTGATATATCCTCTCTTGACAGCAACCAGCAAAATATCAACAAGTATGTCATAAAAAATGAACAATATTTCTACTTGCCAAACCATCACAAAGCCACTAATATTGATCATAGCACTGAGAAATGCACCTGTATCAACCACTAGTTAAATTTGCTGCATAAACAGTCTTCTACATCTAAAATTTGCTTCTTAATAAGTAATCAGACAACTCAAGCAAACATCACACACTTTGGCTCTACATTTTTACCATCATTATGCAGCAAAAACAATATTACTTGTTCgaagagagggaaaaacatgGCAGGAAAACCGTAAATTTTCACAATTAAAAAAACATATATGTAAAATTCCACTTATAGAAATGATTCAAATCACCATAgaacacaaaacaaaaacaccaaattcatgaaaactaacataaattgaaaattgacaaCACAAATGGCATTCATCAATTTCCATAAATGGGTACACATTTCCCTTCCCCACCACCCTGATCCCTACAAGTCCCCTCATTTTAGATCCCTCTAAAGAAACCCGATCACCATAACCGCTGCTTACACTAACTCATAGTACAAGCTGGCAACACTTCTGTATTGAACAATAAACTGAAGCTACAAGCTACCCTTTTGTGCAGAAGATTATGCATCTATAGAAAATTCAGCATGCTATATCTCACGCTAAATTCAACTGTCAAAAATTTTCCATGTTCGTAGTCAGTTTGACAATATTTCCATTGATAATCATGAACTAGTCCCTAGAGGTCAGATTCCACAGAAATAAACAATTCAAATGCCAAGTTCAAGCTAATGGACCTAACAAAACATCAAAATTGACACCTTTAATCCTGCACAGCTAGCACTTGTTAGCAAATCGCAGAAACACGTCTTCATAAAAACTACAAATGAGTGCCAACCAAAATGTTTTGTGAAGACTAGACTAATAATAGAATTCAAGTTAACAGAAAGAAAGATGTAAACAAAGTATCCTAATGTCTAATTTCTGGGCTATTTTTGTACAAGTACTAAAGTAATCAAGGAGCATCCTTAAGTTTACCAGAAAAtattgaatttcaatttttcgAATTATTAGATCAAACATATGAGAAGAATCAAAGTATTCATATGAACAAACATTCAATACAAAACAGAGCCACTGTCAATCTATGATACGAAAACCAACTGGCTATGAAAATATACCTCACAGTCCATAAGACCACACTTAAGTGCAGTACAACTGCAACAGTGGCAACTAAAGACTTCGGAAACTTAGATCTGATAGCATAACCTAAATAAACAGAGTCACACTCAAACGTTGTCCATAAATACTAGACAACCCAAGGCTAATAATAGGAGAGCCAATCTGTTTTGAATTCATAAAGGAAAATATATATAAGCAAATATgtacaaaccaaaaaaaaaacaaggtaaAAGGCTAATAATATATAGGACCAAACTTTAAAATATAATCCAACAAATCGACGAAAATTTGAGTTAAAATCTTAAAACAGTAGCATGAACAGTTAATCATTTTGAATATGTTTTGAGtcttaaaattatatttttccaaattCAAGCAATCAGTCAAATTCCATCTATAAAGAACAAATGGTACCTTAATTCTTATGTAACTGATATTACTACTCCAAATTATGAGTGCTAGTAATCACCGGTTCATATTTGTATTCTAAGATTTATTAGGAATGGAGATCACTgatttaattttcaatttttttcataaaaaatttgTAAAAGCAAAGACATAGGTACACACCTAATCAACAAAAAATAACCACAGGAGTCTGAATTTGATAGCTCATGCACAACTACTTAATACATTGCTCAAACAAGCATAGAGACATGTGGTAGTAATCTATCATGAGTTTACCTATATGAACATAAGAGACTACTAATTCTGAAATTTAAAGTAAATTTGTGCCAAATTCCATTAATACAATGACAATATGATAAATTGCCtactaaatacaaaaataatagAGTAGTATCAATTCTATTGACAATCTCTAACTTTAAGAAACAACTGATAGAACCGTTGTATCGCATTCAAATATTTGTACAGTATATAGCAAGAAATAGAACTTTGGAACAATTTTGTACTAAACCTAATTTCATACACATGATCCAAGACCTAATTTCAACCATGGTTTTTCTACTAAACCTAAGCTCTTGTACTTGCATCGAAGACCTAATTTCACCGCATCAATTTTGTTGAAAATAAATCAAACTTCATCAACTTATTaggaaaacaaacaaacaagatcATCGAACTGAAAAATCcgaaaacaaaatcatgaattatGAGGAAATAACAAATTCCTACTTTACAAATTTACAGTGAGATACAATGTAAAGAAAAACAGTTCAaaattccagaaaaaaaaatagcaaaacaagtaaaaaaGGATTGATAAAAAAATGAGCTTAAAAACCTGAAGAATCTCGATCCTTATCCagattttggaaaattctcAGAGCAAACAAAATTCCCAAGTGTCCACTGCAATGGTTTCACTTCGAAGTCAAAGCTAAATTGGTcaaaggaaaattgaaaaactctcAGAGCTTGATACGGagggaaaattggaaaatgctaagaggaaaaagagagagattgAAAAAGGTTGATACGGCCATTGACACGGACGGAGAGGAAAAGATAAAACCCAAAATGAGACATTGAAAGAGGGTAGAAGAAATGCTTCCTATACGCTTTCTATTTTATCACCAGAGTTTCATGCGTTATTTCCATTTTTTGGTTTCCCCGGATTCTCAATTTCTATTTCGCTATTCTATTGTTGgatatatatttcttttttgatttaccaaagaaaataaatatatcTGGATTTTTATGACTTGAATGGGTGCCAGTCACAAAAGTAGGGGTGGAGTTgagccgagtcgagttcgagtagtaccatactcgagctcgagctcgagctcgaaggTTATGAGTactgctcgagctcgagctcgagctcgagcaaGCCTCAAACTTCggactcgaactcgactcgatgtAATTAAAgagaactcgagctcgaactcgtaTAAGATTCGAGCTCGGGTACTCGAACTAAGCTCGTAAAATGAGCTcgaaaacatttgttttctaaACCAGAATTCAGCAAAAATTGAGCGCAAAAAACTGTGCTATCCTTCAATATAGCAATTCATATTAAAACATGCATTTTGCTTCATTTCAACGCAAATGCCAACCATGTGATTCAAGCACTCTAAAAGCAACATTATCAAACTAGTTAATATGATAGAAAAAATGATAGTTTCTCAATAGCCAAAATAGCCATGTAAGCAAAAGAAATAGAGAACTTGATATTAATAGCATTTAGTCACAATACACTGAACTCTGTATCATTTGAGATCAAGTTCTCTATACAACATTCTATTAAGATCCATTGCCAAGATTCTATACAGCAACTCATGTACAGATtttagtcaaaaatcaaaatacaaCCTGGTAGTATCTATACAACATTCACTTGAGTCAAAGAAATCACCAGATTCACTATAGCTATGCAGATTTGAGtccaaagtcaaaagtcaaaacacaaCTTGGCAGCCACAGCTTGTCAACAGTCAAAAAAATCTCCAGATTCACCAAAGTTGTACAGATTTgagtcaaaaaagtcaaaacacaaCTGGCAACCACAGCTTGTCAAGTGTCAACATTCGCTTGAGTAAAAAAGTCACCAAATTCACTATAGCTGTACAGATTTGAGACAAGTCATTTGAGATGTTAACTGCATAGAGTTCAGATTCCAAAATTCCAAGTTTCTAACACCTATTGCCAACCAAAAAAATATAAGTCCTGTCAAATATCACCAAAGAcaaaaaaatgaatcaaattaaGGTACAAAATTATCGAGAACTCTAGATAACGCACAATGCCAGACCTGATTCAAAATGAGCCCTTTGCAATAGACCTTCAAATCTTGGGCAATTCAAtttctttgattattttagcttCCTGCATTTACAATAAAAACCACCCAAGGCAAAtaatttagaaagaaaaaaagtcatAACTTGTTGAACTTGGCCACAAAAGTTGAATGATAAAACAATAAAACTTACTTTCACTTTCTTTGAGATCCCGTGAAGCTTTCTACACCAGTCCCCTGCACACAACAACACTTGAACCGTATCTGGATGAAGGGAAGCACGATAGCTATCAATAACTCGAGTTCCGGCACTAAATGTGGCCTCAGATGCCACTGTAGTTACAGGAATAGCCAAGATGTCAGCCGCCATTTCGGACAATATTGGATACGCAACCCTATTGCTTTTCCACCACTCCAAACAATCATAGGCATTTGGGTTGGAACCAGTCTTTAGGCGAGCCTTTTCTAAATAATCCACCAATTCAGATTTTTGTGGCTCAGTAGTCTCCATTTCGTCACAGTACTCATCAAAGTCAACCCACCTAGAAGAAGATGTTGCATTTTTTTGTGGCCCTTCTGAAGCACATGAGTGGACTGCATTTTCATTTCCAGTTGCATTCAAATCTGCATACTCATCATAAAGCTCAAATAAAGCTTTCTTCACGCTGAAAATATGTTCTTGTGCCTCAAAAGATGGAAACATTTGAGGGAAGGCAAACTCAACAACTCTCATTTTCTGCCTTGGATCTAAAATGGCAGCAATAGCCATTAACAAATTGCATTCGCCCCATTATTTGTCGAACTTGGCCTTCATCTTTCTAATCATAGCTCGGATGAagtcattttcatcattttctcgaGAATCTAAGAGTTTCTTAATTTTCACAGCCTCTTGAAGGAATAAATTGCTCGTAGGATATTCACTCCCGGATATCACATGCGTGGCTGCCCAAAATTTCTCTAACACAGAGCACACTTTTTCTGCTTTTTCCCAATCCTCATAAGCTGGACAGGAATCATAGAGTGGATCTCTATCTTGAAAACGAGGAAAAACATCTTTGAACTTCATAGCACAGCTTAGCATTTCGAAGGTGGCATTCCATCTTGTTCGACAATCATAAAGCAACTTTTTCCCGGGTATTTGAAGTTGTTGTGCAATCTCAGCGAACAACAATAATCTGGTCTCTGAGCGATTGACAAAATCGACGCTGTCCCTAATTTTGTTTACAATGTCCGCAATCTCAGAAAGGCCTAAGGTTCAAGATGTGCGCACAGCATCGAACATGAAACAACTTGCCGCCACCTAATAGTTTCTTCGATCTACTAAAATCATCCCGCAAAACTCTAATAGCCACATCATTGGCTGAAGCATTATCAACtgaaattgtgtgtattttttgCTCAATACCCCAATCCTTCACACACTTGAAGAGTGAAGCAGCAATCTCAACCCCTCGTCTAGGAGGTGGTATGTGAACAAAGTTGAGCACTCTCTTTTGTAGCTTCCAATCTGAGTCAATCCAATGGCCAATAATAACCATATATTCGATCTTTTGATTTTTAGATTTCCAAAGATCGGTTGTGAGGCTTACCTTTTTCACATTTCTTAACTTTTTCTTCAGCTTCTTTTTCTCAAGTTCATAGACTGCCACACAATCATTTTTTGCTACTCCTCTAATGATCTTTTGCCACTCGGGCATGCCACGCTTTAGGAAAATATTCAAACCTTCTTCTTCAAGAATGGTGAAGGGATGTTCGTGCATCACAATCCAATGTGCAGCGGCTTCTCTCATTTTCTCCATGTCAAATTTTCCGGTATGCAACGGTGGTATAGAAGGAAATGCATCATCAGCCGGCTGAAAGTTCAGTTTCGTTTGTTGTGCAGCTTGTCTTAAACTTGCTTTTCTAGATGGACATGAGTTTCGGTGCCGCCACAAGCTAGTTGTTTGCTTTGATTTACCCCTCGATAGCTTTTTATTGCAGTAACGGCAAATGGCATAGTAATTGCCATTTTCTTCAAATTCGTTGAAGTCCTCCCAAGCTTCAGAAGTTTTATTCCGTTTTGGAATATGGAattcatcatcttcatctaatttatcattttctccttcttcatTGTTATCGTCAATAACCACAGCTTCTTGTCCTTCTTGTATATTACCCAAAGGAGTACTTTGTGTAATTGGATTAGTCATCATGTTTCCTGGATTCATCGTTGACTCATTGGAGACAAATATTGGGTTGTCCAATATCAATGGAGTACATGAATCAGCATTGGAAACCAGTGGGATACAAGAAATCTCGGGTTGACTGCCCTTGTCTTGGGTTGACATCAGTCCATAAACACATGCAGTCCAAGGCTCCAAGCTAAAGAAAGAcaacaaattttcaaatcagGGCAAGGAAATTTTCAAGCTAAAGAAAGACACATCCATTAACGGAGGCTTTCACCATGAATTTCAGAGACTTTTAAGGTGTAAACAaaactatttaaaaaaaaaaaacttgctctGATAATTATTTAGAGAAGTTTTAGGCAtatgaattaaataaagaatacATTTTTTGAGGTTCTGCTGATAATTCTTTTCAGTAATGAAAAGATTAAACCTGCTACATTTCATTAATCACACTTTGATCATCAACAAATGTATAAATCTGTATTAATCACAGTAATCAGATGCTATGATATACTCTTCCTACATTTTTTTCAAAggtttaaaataaaaacaacttTCAACTGTCTCAAATATCTTTTGACTTACGCTAAAGGGAAAAGAAATTTCATACTTGTGTTGCTTCATCC encodes:
- the LOC140006149 gene encoding uncharacterized protein, with product MAEYEPAFIDDVSVPVPHEPAIIDDVSVPVPLELEGVVDDAEAGETRMNSSGHGRTKGSGQASKKENENGQAILPWVIFGAMALGVAAAATICGAVIFTKKSGETLESADKLFKSLTALAKKWAAAPPADVHIDKVFDKVFVNVDYTWYKRG
- the LOC140005657 gene encoding zinc finger BED domain-containing protein RICESLEEPER 2-like; translation: MNPGNMMTNPITQSTPLGNIQEGQEAVVIDDNNEEGENDKLDEDDEFHIPKRNKTSEAWEDFNEFEENGNYYAICRYCNKKLSRGKSKQTTSLWRHRNSCPSRKASLRQAAQQTKLNFQPADDAFPSIPPLHTGKFDMEKMREAAAHWIVMHEHPFTILEEEGLNIFLKRGMPEWQKIIRGVAKNDCVAVYELEKKKLKKKLRNVKKVSLTTDLWKSKNQKIEYMVIIGHWIDSDWKLQKRVLNFVHIPPPRRGVEIAASLFKCVKDWGIEQKIHTISVDNASANDVAIRVLRDDFSRSKKLLGGGLSEIADIVNKIRDSVDFVNRSETRLLLFAEIAQQLQIPGKKLLYDCRTRWNATFEMLSCAMKFKDVFPRFQDRDPLYDSCPAYEDWEKAEKVCSVLEKFWAATHVISGSEYPTSNLFLQEAVKIKKLLDSRENDENDFIRAMIRKMKAKFDK
- the LOC140005656 gene encoding zinc finger BED domain-containing protein RICESLEEPER 3-like, which translates into the protein MAIAAILDPRQKMRVVEFAFPQMFPSFEAQEHIFSVKKALFELYDEYADLNATGNENAVHSCASEGPQKNATSSSRWVDFDEYCDEMETTEPQKSELVDYLEKARLKTGSNPNAYDCLEWWKSNRVAYPILSEMAADILAIPVTTVASEATFSAGTRVIDSYRASLHPDTVQVLLCAGDWCRKLHGISKKVKEAKIIKEIELPKI